From the Sulfuricaulis sp. genome, one window contains:
- the dtd gene encoding D-aminoacyl-tRNA deacylase → MIGLLQRVRSAQVEIDGKTVGAIGRGLLVLVGVEQGDDVARTDRLLQRLLGYRVFPDNAGKMNLSVRDIGGGLLLVPQFTLAADTDKGMRPSFTPAAAPELGQRLFAYLVEKARTQHAPVEKGVFGADMHVTLTNDGPVTFWLQAK, encoded by the coding sequence ATGATTGGCCTGTTGCAACGAGTGCGTTCAGCCCAAGTCGAGATTGACGGCAAAACCGTCGGCGCCATTGGGCGTGGGCTGTTGGTGCTTGTCGGTGTTGAGCAGGGCGATGACGTGGCACGCACGGATCGGTTGCTGCAACGGCTGCTGGGTTATCGCGTGTTTCCGGACAACGCCGGCAAAATGAACCTGAGTGTCAGGGACATCGGCGGCGGGTTGCTGCTGGTACCGCAATTCACGCTGGCCGCCGACACGGACAAGGGCATGCGCCCGAGTTTCACGCCTGCCGCCGCGCCGGAATTAGGTCAGCGCCTGTTCGCTTATCTGGTCGAAAAGGCCCGGACGCAGCACGCCCCGGTGGAGAAGGGAGTGTTTGGCGCCGACATGCATGTCACGCTGACCAACGATGGTCCGGTGACTTTCTGGTTGCAGGCAAAATAA
- the epmA gene encoding EF-P lysine aminoacylase EpmA produces MPLFDDWRPAAALEVLKRRAQLLQQIRAFFSGRGVLEVETPILSAAAITDPMLASFVTCYTGPLFPHGQTLYLHSSPEFPMKRLLAAGSGSIYQICKVFRDGESGRRHNPEFTLLEWYRMGFDHHQLMTEVGELVMQLLAPALGLNPPEKLTYREAFQRHTKINPHTATVLDYAAVADEQGFRIPTSLHQHHDVAVWRDLLLTHVVEPKLGQGQLTFIYDYPASQASLARLQPGNPPTAARFELYLNGMELANGFHELTDANEQRARFEQQLHARAASSLPPVPVDEHLLSALEHGLPDCAGVALGFDRLVMLAGGARTIEEVLPFPLDRA; encoded by the coding sequence TTGCCACTTTTCGATGACTGGCGACCCGCCGCTGCTTTGGAAGTCCTGAAGCGCCGCGCCCAATTACTGCAACAAATTCGAGCATTTTTTTCCGGACGCGGCGTGCTGGAAGTGGAAACACCGATACTTTCAGCCGCGGCCATCACCGACCCGATGCTGGCAAGCTTTGTTACATGCTACACCGGCCCACTGTTCCCGCACGGCCAGACGCTTTACCTCCATAGCTCGCCGGAGTTCCCCATGAAACGCCTGCTGGCGGCCGGCAGCGGTTCGATTTACCAGATCTGCAAGGTCTTCCGCGACGGCGAATCCGGCAGGCGGCACAATCCGGAATTTACCCTGCTCGAGTGGTACCGCATGGGTTTTGATCACCACCAATTGATGACGGAGGTCGGTGAGCTTGTCATGCAACTCCTCGCGCCAGCACTGGGGTTGAATCCGCCCGAGAAGCTGACATACCGCGAGGCATTTCAGCGCCACACAAAAATTAACCCACATACGGCGACCGTCCTGGATTATGCGGCTGTGGCCGACGAACAAGGTTTTCGCATACCGACAAGCCTGCATCAGCATCACGATGTAGCCGTTTGGCGCGATCTGTTACTGACACACGTGGTCGAGCCCAAGCTTGGCCAGGGACAACTGACCTTTATATATGACTACCCGGCCTCGCAGGCCTCGCTCGCCCGCCTTCAACCGGGCAACCCGCCGACAGCAGCGCGCTTCGAGCTTTATCTGAATGGAATGGAGCTGGCGAACGGCTTCCACGAGTTGACCGACGCGAATGAGCAGCGCGCGCGGTTTGAACAACAACTGCATGCCCGCGCGGCCAGCAGTCTGCCGCCCGTTCCCGTGGATGAGCATCTGCTGTCCGCGCTGGAACACGGGCTACCGGACTGTGCTGGTGTCGCGCTTGGATTCGACCGTCTGGTAATGCTTGCTGGTGGTGCGCGAACAATCGAAGAGGTTTTGCCCTTTCCGCTGGATCGCGCCTGA
- the efp gene encoding elongation factor P encodes MATYSTNEFKAGLKVMLDGDPATIVENEFVKPGKGQAFSRVRIRNLKNGRTIERTFKSGETIEAADVVDVEMQFLYSDDQFWHFMNPETFEQLAADKKAIGDNAKWLKEQGVCVITLWDGIPLTVEPPQTVALKVTETDPGLKGDTSGGGGKPATLETGAIVRVPLFVQIGEMIKVNTRTGEYLSRA; translated from the coding sequence ATGGCAACTTACAGTACCAATGAATTCAAGGCCGGACTCAAGGTCATGCTCGACGGCGATCCGGCAACCATCGTCGAAAACGAGTTCGTTAAACCGGGCAAGGGACAAGCCTTCAGCCGCGTGCGAATCCGCAATCTCAAAAATGGTCGCACTATCGAGCGCACGTTCAAATCCGGCGAAACCATTGAGGCCGCCGACGTGGTCGATGTTGAGATGCAATTTCTCTACAGCGATGACCAATTTTGGCACTTCATGAATCCGGAAACCTTTGAGCAACTCGCGGCGGACAAAAAAGCCATTGGCGACAATGCCAAGTGGCTCAAGGAACAGGGCGTTTGCGTGATCACCCTGTGGGATGGCATACCGCTTACCGTTGAGCCGCCGCAAACCGTCGCCCTCAAGGTCACCGAAACCGACCCGGGACTCAAGGGCGACACCTCGGGCGGTGGCGGCAAACCGGCGACTCTCGAAACCGGTGCGATCGTGCGTGTACCGCTGTTCGTGCAAATCGGCGAGATGATCAAGGTCAACACCCGCACCGGCGAGTACCTCTCGCGCGCATGA